A portion of the Clostridia bacterium genome contains these proteins:
- the gatB gene encoding Asp-tRNA(Asn)/Glu-tRNA(Gln) amidotransferase subunit GatB yields ENTHVCPVCLGLPGALPVLNKQVVKLAIMAGAALNCSLNLISKFDRKNYFYPDLPTAYQITQYDQPICKNGYLEIEAAGKRKKIGINRIHLEEDAGKLLHSGTDITTSDYSLVDYNRAGVPLIEIATEPDLTTPVEARYFLEQLRAILEYIGVSDVKMEEGSLRCDANISMRPRGIQELGVKTEIKNMNSFRALERALEYECQRQVKLLTAGENVLPQTRTWDETTGKTLVMRDKTSALDYRYFPEADVPPLDLDPHWVQEIKATLPELPMARKARWIKEYSLSAYDADVLAATKALADFFEQTVRLHPDPKGVANWIMVEFLGLLNAHNQEIKASKITPAQLAQLLAKLDSGEISGKMAKKVFAEMFATGKAPQVIIAEKGLVQISDEKALTEIIERVMAANPQSVADYQSGKKKAFGFLMGQIMKETRGQANPQIVTQLLQRKLS; encoded by the coding sequence GAAAATACGCATGTCTGCCCGGTTTGTTTAGGTTTACCGGGTGCCTTGCCGGTTTTAAATAAACAGGTGGTTAAATTAGCTATAATGGCGGGAGCAGCTTTGAATTGTTCCCTTAATTTAATTAGTAAATTTGATCGTAAGAATTATTTTTATCCCGATTTACCTACCGCCTATCAAATTACGCAATATGATCAGCCGATTTGTAAAAATGGTTATTTGGAAATAGAGGCAGCTGGGAAGCGGAAAAAAATTGGAATTAATCGGATTCATTTAGAAGAAGATGCAGGGAAATTGCTGCACAGTGGCACTGATATAACTACTTCGGATTATTCTTTAGTCGATTATAATCGGGCAGGGGTGCCTTTAATTGAAATTGCTACTGAACCAGATCTGACTACACCTGTCGAAGCACGTTATTTTTTGGAACAATTACGAGCCATTTTAGAATATATTGGAGTTTCTGATGTAAAGATGGAGGAAGGTTCTTTGCGTTGTGATGCCAATATTTCTATGCGTCCGCGTGGTATACAGGAGTTAGGTGTTAAAACTGAAATTAAAAATATGAATTCATTTCGGGCTTTGGAACGGGCTTTGGAATATGAATGTCAGCGACAAGTAAAATTATTAACAGCTGGAGAAAATGTTTTACCACAAACTCGTACCTGGGATGAAACGACGGGGAAAACATTGGTAATGCGGGATAAGACTTCTGCTCTAGATTATCGTTATTTCCCAGAAGCAGATGTACCACCTTTGGATTTAGATCCACATTGGGTTCAGGAAATAAAAGCTACTTTACCGGAATTGCCGATGGCCCGCAAAGCACGCTGGATTAAAGAATATAGTTTGTCGGCTTATGATGCTGATGTACTTGCGGCTACTAAAGCTTTGGCTGACTTTTTTGAGCAAACCGTTAGATTACATCCTGATCCTAAAGGTGTAGCCAATTGGATAATGGTAGAGTTTTTGGGGCTTTTGAATGCCCATAATCAGGAGATTAAAGCAAGTAAGATTACACCAGCTCAATTGGCCCAATTGCTAGCTAAGCTGGATTCCGGGGAAATTAGTGGTAAAATGGCTAAAAAAGTATTTGCCGAAATGTTTGCTACGGGAAAAGCTCCCCAAGTAATAATTGCTGAAAAGGGTTTAGTACAAATTTCTGATGAAAAAGCATTAACGGAAATTATTGAACGGGTTATGGCCGCTAATCCACAATCAGTAGCTGATTACCAAAGTGGCAAAAAGAAAGCCTTCGGATTTTTGATGGGTCAAATAATGAAGGAGACTAGAGGACAGGCTAATCCCCAAATAGTTACACAGCTTTTGCAGAGAAAATTAAGTTAA